One window of the Paenibacillus beijingensis genome contains the following:
- the cas5c gene encoding type I-C CRISPR-associated protein Cas5c: MRNAIEFIVYGDYALFTDPLTKLGGEKLSYQVPTYQALKGILESIYWKTALLMVVDEVRIMNPIRMESKGIRPMDYGGGNTLANYTYLRDPKYQVRAHFEFNMNRTDMAYDRNENKHHSILRRSLKVGGRRDIFLGARECQAYVEPCIFGEEDGFYDDYGDIHLGSMVHGLNYPDETGRDQLEIRLWNPVMKDGIIQFIRPEQCTQVRTIMDMEPKRFDDTSVLSADDLLSQLEEGGSP; the protein is encoded by the coding sequence ATGAGGAATGCTATCGAGTTTATTGTTTATGGCGATTATGCGTTATTTACAGACCCTTTGACAAAGCTTGGCGGGGAAAAACTCAGTTATCAGGTGCCAACCTATCAGGCTTTGAAAGGAATATTGGAATCCATATATTGGAAAACTGCTTTACTAATGGTTGTCGATGAAGTCCGCATCATGAATCCCATCCGAATGGAGTCAAAAGGTATTCGTCCGATGGATTATGGTGGAGGAAATACGCTTGCCAATTATACATATCTCAGAGATCCCAAATATCAGGTGCGAGCTCATTTTGAGTTCAATATGAATCGAACGGATATGGCTTATGATCGAAACGAAAATAAGCATCATAGCATCTTAAGGCGTTCACTCAAAGTCGGGGGCCGAAGAGACATTTTTCTCGGCGCAAGAGAATGCCAAGCTTACGTTGAACCTTGCATTTTTGGTGAAGAGGACGGGTTCTATGATGACTATGGCGATATTCATCTGGGCAGCATGGTTCATGGCCTGAATTATCCGGATGAAACAGGCAGAGATCAACTGGAAATCCGTCTATGGAATCCGGTCATGAAGGACGGCATTATCCAATTTATTAGACCCGAACAATGCACCCAAGTTCGCACGATTATGGACATGGAGCCAAAACGTTTCGATGACACAAGTGTGTTATCGGCAGATGATCTGCTCTCACAATTGGAAGAGGGGGGGAGTCCATGA
- the cas4 gene encoding CRISPR-associated protein Cas4 has product MDYNEDDHYLMLSGIQHFQFCKRQWALIHIEQQWEENVRTIEGEHLHRNADQPFTREKRGDKLIVRAMPVKSESLKITGVCDVVEFIKNDSGVEINGADGKYIAYPIEYKRGKPKMNDEDILQLAAQAICLEEMLLCEIDVGYMFYNEIKHRVEVPLTSAIKNKVKLIVAEMQDYYNRRYTPKVKTGSFCRNCSLQNICLPELMNKRSVKSYVEGKLKE; this is encoded by the coding sequence ATGGACTATAATGAAGACGATCATTATTTAATGTTGTCCGGCATACAGCATTTTCAATTTTGTAAACGGCAGTGGGCTCTTATTCATATTGAACAGCAATGGGAGGAAAATGTCAGAACCATTGAGGGGGAGCATTTGCACCGGAATGCCGATCAGCCGTTTACGAGAGAAAAGCGCGGTGATAAACTTATCGTTCGTGCAATGCCTGTGAAGTCGGAGAGCTTAAAAATAACAGGCGTATGCGATGTGGTGGAGTTTATAAAAAACGATAGCGGTGTTGAAATTAATGGCGCTGATGGGAAATACATCGCATATCCGATTGAGTATAAACGCGGAAAGCCGAAAATGAACGATGAAGATATTTTACAATTAGCTGCACAAGCCATTTGTCTTGAGGAAATGCTGCTGTGCGAAATAGACGTAGGCTATATGTTTTATAACGAGATCAAACATCGGGTTGAAGTTCCGTTAACCTCAGCAATTAAAAATAAAGTGAAGTTGATTGTCGCTGAAATGCAAGATTACTACAATCGCAGGTATACGCCTAAAGTGAAGACGGGATCCTTCTGTCGAAACTGTTCCCTTCAAAATATTTGTTTGCCGGAGCTAATGAATAAGCGGAGCGTTAAAAGTTACGTTGAGGGGAAACTCAAAGAATGA
- the cas8c gene encoding type I-C CRISPR-associated protein Cas8c/Csd1 has product MSWLLNLYETYESNLDLVGKIEKKHNEQEYTLLPVSHTTQNAHIEVEITEDGEFHSATVIDKSDASTLIPCTEDSASRAGAKIAPYPLHDKLSYVAGDYAAYGGEIKKEEPFPYYIKQLEDWANSPYAVANVKSIYRYLSKGRLIQDLVKEKILYLDAKNRLLDKWDKDAESLYGARPRIFSVIAGEQASAFVRFNVYSPTKMLTKVWKDQEMYDSFVRFYNSKLGDEDLCYVTGRTLPATDKHANKIRNAADKAKLISANDTSGFTFRGRFNQSHEAASISYEVSQKAHNALKWLINHQGKMIDQRVFLVWGNDELDIPGFTEDYFSIDPTPVATKERISFTNKEFAIEVAKALDGYRNQLSSSSNGKANVNILVLDSATTGRMAVLYYRNMDKELYLDKLVKWHSTCAWLHQYRKDDNGNFVRFYGAPATKDIAFAAYGPRASDKIVKGLMERMLPCMIDGRKIPSDVVASAFRRASNPVSMEKWEWEKTLSITCALISKEQEGFNVALDKENNDRNYLFGRLLAVADVLERRALGDEERATNAIRYMNAFSRHPERTWKTIQACLQPYQARLGTKAIYWAKIIDEVASRIPADKFNNKPLSGLYLLGFYSQRHELYQKKETNETTEESI; this is encoded by the coding sequence ATGAGTTGGTTATTGAATTTATACGAAACTTATGAATCGAATTTGGATCTCGTTGGAAAAATTGAAAAAAAACATAACGAGCAGGAGTATACGCTGCTGCCTGTATCCCACACAACGCAAAATGCACATATCGAAGTGGAAATCACCGAAGACGGGGAGTTTCATTCGGCGACTGTCATTGACAAAAGTGATGCGAGCACTTTGATTCCTTGTACCGAAGACTCTGCAAGCCGCGCAGGCGCAAAGATTGCGCCTTATCCGCTGCATGACAAATTAAGTTATGTTGCAGGGGATTATGCAGCCTATGGCGGAGAAATCAAAAAGGAGGAGCCCTTTCCCTATTATATCAAGCAACTGGAGGACTGGGCCAATTCTCCATATGCTGTTGCTAATGTGAAGAGCATATACCGTTATTTGAGCAAAGGTCGGCTTATTCAGGACTTAGTGAAAGAGAAGATTTTATATTTAGACGCCAAAAATCGGCTCTTGGATAAATGGGACAAAGATGCTGAGTCCCTGTATGGAGCAAGGCCGCGCATCTTTTCGGTTATTGCCGGAGAGCAAGCGAGTGCATTTGTAAGATTCAACGTCTACTCACCAACGAAGATGTTAACGAAAGTATGGAAGGATCAGGAGATGTATGATTCTTTCGTTCGATTCTACAACAGCAAATTAGGCGACGAGGACCTTTGCTACGTCACAGGAAGAACGCTACCGGCTACAGACAAGCATGCAAATAAAATTAGAAATGCGGCAGATAAAGCAAAATTAATTTCGGCGAATGACACAAGCGGCTTTACGTTTCGAGGGAGGTTTAATCAAAGCCATGAAGCGGCAAGCATTAGTTATGAAGTATCCCAGAAAGCGCATAATGCATTGAAGTGGCTCATTAATCATCAAGGCAAAATGATTGATCAGCGCGTGTTTCTTGTATGGGGAAATGATGAGCTTGATATTCCGGGATTTACGGAGGATTATTTTTCGATCGATCCTACGCCTGTTGCTACCAAAGAGAGAATCTCGTTTACAAATAAAGAGTTCGCGATCGAGGTAGCAAAGGCATTGGACGGATATAGAAATCAATTGTCATCTTCGTCCAATGGGAAAGCGAATGTAAATATCTTAGTTCTGGATTCAGCGACAACAGGCCGTATGGCGGTACTGTATTATCGCAATATGGATAAGGAGCTCTATTTGGACAAGCTTGTGAAATGGCACTCAACCTGTGCGTGGCTGCACCAATATCGCAAGGATGACAATGGAAATTTTGTGCGTTTTTATGGTGCACCAGCCACAAAGGATATAGCTTTTGCTGCATATGGGCCAAGAGCAAGTGACAAGATTGTAAAAGGGCTAATGGAACGTATGCTTCCATGTATGATCGATGGTCGAAAAATTCCTTCAGATGTAGTTGCCAGTGCTTTCCGTCGTGCCTCAAACCCCGTATCAATGGAGAAATGGGAATGGGAGAAGACGTTGAGCATTACATGTGCCTTAATAAGTAAGGAACAGGAGGGATTCAATGTGGCATTAGATAAAGAAAATAATGACCGCAACTATTTATTTGGCCGCTTATTGGCTGTCGCCGATGTATTAGAAAGGCGCGCGTTAGGCGATGAAGAACGGGCCACCAACGCCATTCGCTATATGAATGCTTTCTCCAGACATCCGGAAAGAACTTGGAAGACGATCCAGGCTTGCTTGCAGCCGTATCAAGCTCGACTTGGAACGAAAGCAATCTATTGGGCCAAGATCATTGATGAAGTAGCCTCGCGAATTCCGGCAGATAAATTTAATAATAAGCCATTATCCGGCTTATATTTGCTAGGCTTCTATAGTCAGCGGCATGAACTTTACCAGAAGAAAGAAACTAATGAGACTACAGAAGAATCAATTTAA
- a CDS encoding CRISPR-associated helicase/endonuclease Cas3 → MDYIAHIRESDKEIQSVEAHLLGVKALAESFGDKIGVKHIAGLAGMLHDMGKYTHEFKEYIREAVNNPDSPPKRGSVDHSTAGAKLLFQKFHQGVPSRLEWILAEVVGNAIISHHSYLHDFLNPHLESPYLNRVQEKHLDEFERSRQCFFDFVISEMEFQQYVSNALVELEAYLSKPSSENGESKLMFLIKFIFSALIDADRTNTRLFEENKIDEPEQSRKELFDAYYQKLMKKINSYQVQEDAKTAINVLRREMSDQCDQFAEKPSGIYTLSIPTGGGKTLASLRYALQHACRENKQHIIYVVPFTTIIEQNAKEVRKILSDDGHILEHHSNVIDDLNDDDENEDGIINTRQKLKLAKDNWDSPIIFTTMVQFLNVFYAKGSRNIRRLHNLSKSVIIFDEVQKVPVSCVSLFNQALNFLNTYCDSSLILCTATQPALGFVELERKLDMNKDAEIIQNLDRVIKAFKRVEIIDKATDELFDNDKLTDFIAEKMDEVQSVLVILNTKTVVKRLYRQMEVSGVPIYHLSTSMCAAHRNHILGQVREHLNQNEKVICISTQLIEAGVDVSFDCVIRSLAGLDSIAQAAGRCNRHGKREIQQVYVIDHAEENLNHLQEIKIGKKLSKRILIDLKRDQNQHGGNILSAQAMDRYFKEFYTEFSSKLNYFIRKLQKDMTELLMSERKHNTYYQAYLHNKKERLPLCIVNSYRTAAEYFQVIDDQTAAVIVPYDEEGKDIIAQLNGNETIENFSGLLRKAQQFTINLFYHEREQLEQNDGVVSLLDGKILALKETAYSKEYGLDLENDGRFDLSMY, encoded by the coding sequence ATGGATTACATCGCCCACATTCGTGAAAGTGACAAAGAGATTCAAAGCGTCGAAGCGCATTTGCTTGGAGTAAAAGCTTTGGCGGAATCATTTGGGGATAAGATTGGCGTCAAGCATATAGCTGGTCTAGCGGGTATGCTTCATGATATGGGCAAGTACACCCATGAATTTAAAGAGTACATAAGAGAAGCTGTGAACAATCCGGACTCTCCACCGAAAAGAGGAAGTGTTGACCATTCGACAGCAGGAGCAAAGCTATTATTCCAAAAGTTTCACCAGGGAGTCCCTTCAAGGTTGGAATGGATTCTGGCCGAAGTCGTAGGAAATGCGATCATTTCACATCATTCTTATCTTCACGATTTTTTAAATCCACATTTGGAGTCCCCTTACTTGAATCGAGTTCAAGAAAAACATTTAGATGAGTTTGAAAGATCCAGGCAGTGCTTTTTTGACTTTGTAATTAGCGAGATGGAGTTTCAGCAATATGTTTCAAATGCATTAGTTGAACTGGAAGCTTATCTGAGTAAGCCCTCTTCGGAGAATGGTGAAAGTAAGTTGATGTTCCTGATCAAATTTATTTTCAGCGCTTTAATTGATGCTGATCGAACGAACACCAGATTGTTTGAAGAAAATAAGATCGACGAACCAGAACAGAGCCGCAAAGAGCTATTCGATGCTTATTATCAGAAACTTATGAAAAAAATTAACTCCTATCAAGTACAAGAAGATGCAAAGACAGCAATTAATGTTCTTAGGAGAGAAATGTCCGATCAGTGCGACCAGTTTGCGGAGAAGCCATCCGGGATCTATACTTTATCGATTCCAACGGGCGGCGGCAAAACATTGGCAAGTTTGAGATATGCGCTCCAGCATGCATGTCGGGAAAATAAACAGCACATCATTTATGTAGTGCCCTTTACAACGATTATTGAACAGAACGCAAAGGAAGTTCGCAAAATCTTATCGGATGATGGGCATATTCTGGAGCACCATTCGAACGTCATTGATGATTTGAATGATGACGACGAGAACGAGGATGGCATAATCAATACGCGGCAAAAGTTAAAGCTGGCTAAGGATAACTGGGATTCACCGATTATCTTCACAACGATGGTGCAGTTTTTGAATGTGTTCTACGCCAAAGGAAGCAGGAATATTCGGAGACTTCATAATTTAAGTAAGTCAGTTATTATTTTTGACGAGGTGCAGAAGGTTCCCGTTTCATGTGTATCGTTATTTAACCAAGCGCTGAATTTTTTAAATACGTACTGTGATTCCAGTCTCATTCTTTGCACCGCAACCCAACCTGCATTGGGTTTTGTTGAGCTTGAGCGTAAGCTGGATATGAACAAGGATGCTGAAATTATTCAAAACCTGGATCGTGTAATTAAAGCCTTTAAACGGGTGGAAATCATTGATAAAGCAACGGACGAGCTGTTTGACAACGACAAGCTTACCGATTTTATTGCGGAGAAAATGGACGAAGTCCAGAGTGTGCTTGTTATTTTAAATACGAAAACGGTTGTGAAGAGATTATATCGTCAAATGGAGGTGAGTGGTGTCCCTATTTATCACTTAAGCACCTCGATGTGTGCGGCGCATCGGAACCACATTTTGGGACAAGTGCGGGAACACCTTAATCAGAATGAAAAAGTGATATGTATCAGTACCCAGTTGATCGAAGCTGGAGTAGATGTAAGCTTTGATTGTGTGATCCGCTCTTTGGCAGGACTGGATTCTATTGCACAAGCAGCTGGTAGATGCAACCGTCACGGGAAGCGGGAGATTCAGCAGGTTTATGTTATTGATCATGCAGAGGAGAATCTGAATCATTTGCAGGAAATTAAGATTGGGAAAAAACTGTCCAAGAGGATCCTCATCGATCTCAAGCGTGATCAGAATCAGCATGGCGGCAATATTTTATCTGCTCAGGCGATGGACAGGTATTTCAAGGAGTTTTATACGGAGTTCAGCTCAAAATTAAATTATTTTATCCGAAAATTACAAAAGGATATGACAGAGTTGTTAATGTCTGAAAGGAAACACAACACGTATTATCAAGCCTATTTGCATAATAAGAAGGAAAGGCTGCCGTTATGTATCGTGAACAGTTATAGGACGGCCGCAGAATACTTTCAGGTGATTGACGATCAAACAGCCGCAGTTATTGTCCCTTATGACGAGGAAGGCAAAGATATTATTGCGCAGTTAAACGGCAATGAAACGATAGAGAATTTCTCGGGATTGCTGCGGAAAGCCCAGCAATTTACGATCAATCTGTTCTATCACGAACGAGAGCAGCTGGAGCAGAACGATGGGGTGGTAAGCTTGCTTGATGGTAAAATATTAGCGTTGAAAGAAACGGCCTACAGTAAGGAATACGGACTCGATCTCGAAAATGACGGCAGGTTTGATTTGAGTATGTATTGA
- a CDS encoding GNAT family N-acetyltransferase, translating into MARIEIRHVRGRAEMERVYDLLGNVFTVGRAFFQKRLDYDAAYDPETTWVATVEGELAASVQLFPYDMRVGEARLKIGGIGSVSSDPRFRGMGLVHGILLEMTEWMKKREYDLSLLFTGIHPFYEKVGWETVEEPRYELDAASVAGSYDDSVYRISSFSRSDLEEIMAVCDAYNAGNTNSRIRSAEYWDGLLKWSDNLFGSFLTARKKGRIVAYAIAGNEKDGAVELQECAFMDGEGAAMKPLFAALAAGETVKRLSAVIPEDGILSEALRSLGPVDVQIGNYSMWKIIGFAPMLRKLEPVFTRRLVEADEANRAVMPERVLLRCGGEKAVLAIGSHGAAVLPASETLEYDEEIKCTAAEFSAMLTQGSQVLTRESLKGHPVVRALFPGQRYAMWKTEAF; encoded by the coding sequence GTGGCTCGAATTGAAATTCGCCATGTGAGGGGCCGTGCGGAAATGGAGCGGGTGTACGATCTGCTCGGAAATGTGTTTACGGTCGGCAGAGCTTTTTTTCAAAAACGTCTTGATTACGATGCCGCCTACGATCCGGAAACGACATGGGTGGCGACGGTGGAAGGCGAGCTGGCCGCTTCGGTGCAGCTGTTTCCTTACGACATGCGCGTCGGCGAAGCCCGCCTTAAGATCGGGGGAATAGGGAGCGTTTCTTCCGATCCGCGCTTCCGCGGCATGGGCTTGGTGCACGGGATTTTGCTGGAGATGACCGAATGGATGAAAAAGCGCGAATACGATTTGTCGCTTTTGTTTACCGGCATTCATCCTTTCTATGAAAAGGTGGGCTGGGAGACGGTTGAGGAGCCTAGGTATGAGCTTGATGCCGCGTCCGTTGCGGGAAGTTACGATGATTCCGTCTACCGCATCTCGTCTTTCTCCAGATCCGATCTGGAAGAAATCATGGCGGTTTGCGATGCGTACAATGCCGGGAACACGAACTCCCGCATCCGTTCTGCCGAATACTGGGACGGGCTGCTGAAATGGAGCGACAATTTGTTCGGGAGCTTTTTGACCGCCCGGAAGAAAGGTCGCATTGTTGCCTACGCCATAGCAGGAAATGAAAAGGATGGAGCGGTTGAGCTGCAGGAGTGCGCTTTTATGGATGGGGAAGGCGCCGCAATGAAACCGCTCTTCGCGGCATTGGCTGCCGGCGAAACGGTCAAACGGCTATCGGCTGTCATTCCGGAAGACGGCATCCTGTCGGAGGCGCTCCGATCGCTCGGGCCGGTAGACGTGCAGATCGGCAACTACTCGATGTGGAAAATCATCGGATTTGCGCCGATGCTGCGCAAGCTCGAGCCGGTGTTCACGCGCCGGTTGGTGGAGGCGGACGAAGCGAACAGGGCGGTTATGCCGGAGCGCGTGCTGCTGCGCTGCGGGGGCGAAAAGGCGGTTCTCGCAATCGGTTCACACGGCGCTGCTGTTCTTCCGGCTTCCGAAACGCTTGAATACGACGAAGAAATCAAATGTACCGCTGCCGAGTTTTCGGCGATGCTCACTCAGGGATCCCAGGTGCTAACGCGGGAATCGCTGAAGGGTCATCCGGTAGTTCGGGCGCTTTTTCCGGGGCAGCGGTATGCGATGTGGAAGACGGAGGCGTTTTGA
- the cas7c gene encoding type I-C CRISPR-associated protein Cas7/Csd2: MSTLDHKIDFAVVLSVTKANPNGDPLNGNRPRQNYDGYGEISDVALKRKIRNRLQDMGESIFVQSNDRKTDSYGSLRERADANAELEKILKSKSGSSDEFSSIACREWLDVRSFGQVFAFKADKGAGVSVGIRGPVSIHTATSIDPIDISSMQITKSVNSEPGASRGSDTMGMKHRVDSGVYIFFGSINTQLAEKTGFTNEDAEKFKNALVTLFENDASSARPEGSMEVHKVYWWEHNSKLGQYSSAKVHRSLSFERLAEEPNAFEDYEFFIQPLEGLKVEIINGL, translated from the coding sequence ATGAGCACTCTAGATCATAAAATCGATTTTGCTGTTGTTTTATCTGTGACCAAGGCTAACCCTAACGGCGATCCTTTGAATGGCAATCGGCCGAGGCAAAACTATGATGGCTATGGCGAGATTTCAGATGTTGCACTAAAACGGAAGATTCGAAACCGTCTGCAGGATATGGGTGAATCTATATTTGTTCAGTCCAATGACCGCAAAACTGACTCTTACGGAAGTCTTAGAGAGCGTGCAGATGCGAATGCCGAACTGGAGAAGATTTTGAAGTCTAAGTCGGGGTCAAGTGATGAATTTTCCAGTATTGCTTGCCGGGAATGGCTAGATGTTCGCAGTTTTGGCCAAGTGTTTGCATTCAAAGCAGACAAGGGAGCCGGGGTATCCGTTGGAATAAGGGGTCCTGTATCCATTCATACCGCAACAAGTATTGATCCCATTGATATCTCCAGTATGCAAATTACGAAAAGCGTCAATTCTGAGCCGGGTGCATCAAGAGGTTCAGATACAATGGGAATGAAGCATCGTGTAGATTCGGGTGTCTATATCTTTTTCGGGAGCATTAATACGCAGTTGGCTGAGAAAACCGGGTTTACAAATGAAGATGCCGAGAAATTTAAGAATGCGCTTGTTACATTATTCGAAAACGATGCATCATCCGCCAGACCGGAAGGAAGTATGGAAGTCCACAAAGTGTACTGGTGGGAGCATAATTCCAAGCTGGGCCAATATTCTTCCGCAAAGGTTCATCGATCTTTATCGTTTGAAAGGCTTGCCGAAGAACCTAATGCGTTCGAAGATTATGAGTTTTTTATTCAACCATTGGAAGGTCTGAAAGTCGAGATCATTAATGGACTATAA
- a CDS encoding Gfo/Idh/MocA family protein yields the protein MKIGVISLAHMHAVGYMSAINQLEGVELTGIWHDDAEAGGRIAERFGTTFYADFNELIGSGIDAVIVTSENVNHVRHVVAAAEAGKHVLCEKPLATKIEDAQAMIDICRANGVLLQTAFPVRFQTSVKRGKQLLESGKYGNIIAIKGTNRGRIPGGWFLDRNLSGGGAVIDHTVHVVDVMRWYMGAEVTKVYAESASRFSNGLIDDCGMLTMSFDNGVFASLDCSWSRNKKFPTWGDVTLEIVCENGTLSIDAFNQKLNRYSDETGLEWDFWGDDMDLELIRDFVRSIREGKREASVTGEDGLRAVEVALAAYESSESHAVVTLR from the coding sequence ATAAAAATCGGAGTCATCAGTCTCGCACATATGCATGCGGTCGGGTATATGAGCGCGATCAATCAACTGGAAGGTGTGGAGCTAACCGGTATTTGGCATGACGACGCTGAAGCGGGAGGACGGATTGCGGAGCGATTTGGGACCACGTTTTATGCCGATTTTAACGAGCTCATCGGCAGTGGCATCGACGCGGTCATCGTCACATCGGAGAATGTCAATCATGTACGGCATGTGGTGGCGGCTGCCGAAGCCGGGAAACATGTGTTGTGCGAAAAGCCTCTGGCGACCAAGATAGAGGATGCGCAAGCGATGATCGATATTTGCCGGGCCAATGGGGTATTGCTGCAAACGGCGTTTCCGGTCCGTTTCCAAACCTCGGTTAAACGGGGCAAGCAGCTGCTCGAGAGCGGCAAATACGGCAACATTATCGCCATTAAGGGAACGAACCGCGGCCGGATTCCGGGCGGATGGTTTTTGGACCGGAATTTGTCGGGCGGCGGGGCCGTCATAGATCATACGGTTCATGTCGTCGACGTAATGCGCTGGTATATGGGGGCGGAAGTGACGAAGGTTTACGCCGAATCGGCCAGCCGGTTCTCGAACGGCCTAATCGACGACTGCGGCATGCTGACGATGTCGTTCGACAACGGCGTATTCGCCAGCCTTGACTGCAGCTGGTCCCGCAACAAGAAATTTCCGACGTGGGGCGACGTTACGCTTGAAATCGTGTGCGAGAACGGGACGCTGTCGATTGACGCATTTAATCAGAAGTTGAATCGGTACAGCGACGAAACGGGACTCGAATGGGATTTCTGGGGCGACGATATGGATTTGGAGCTGATCCGCGACTTTGTCCGCTCGATCAGAGAAGGCAAGCGGGAAGCTTCGGTCACTGGCGAGGACGGTCTGCGGGCGGTCGAAGTCGCGCTTGCCGCGTACGAATCGTCGGAAAGCCACGCCGTCGTAACGCTTCGATAA
- a CDS encoding Gfo/Idh/MocA family protein, with translation MLYVLVIGAGTMGRTHAEAYAAMEGVQLAGIADADLASAEKAARQFGTQEFGSYEEAAESLETIDVVDVCLPTFLHREFVLKAADDGKHVICEKPLAGSLDDARFMIDYCAAKGVRLFVGHVVRFFPEYEKAKRLMEESAIGEVAVAKASRTSGFPRAWNNWYADSSKSGGVLMDLSIHDFDYLRWCFGEVERVFAKSTPPSSSVEGGYALTTLTFRSGVIAHVEGSWSHQKFTTSFEFAGTDGIIDYNSAKDNPIVSFTRTKGEPAGGVPVPESPLLETPYYRELAHFMSCITTGAEPIVTAEDAYQALAISLAAIRSAETGEAVTPG, from the coding sequence ATGTTATACGTATTGGTAATTGGCGCAGGTACAATGGGCAGGACGCATGCCGAAGCATATGCTGCAATGGAAGGCGTACAGCTCGCCGGAATCGCCGACGCGGATCTGGCGTCGGCCGAGAAGGCGGCGCGGCAGTTTGGAACGCAGGAGTTCGGCAGCTATGAGGAAGCTGCGGAGTCGCTTGAAACGATCGACGTCGTCGACGTTTGCCTGCCGACCTTTTTGCACCGGGAGTTCGTGCTCAAAGCGGCGGACGACGGCAAGCACGTCATCTGCGAGAAGCCGCTCGCCGGCAGCCTCGACGATGCACGGTTTATGATCGATTATTGCGCGGCCAAAGGCGTCCGGTTGTTCGTCGGCCATGTCGTGCGGTTTTTTCCGGAGTATGAAAAAGCGAAGCGGCTGATGGAGGAGTCGGCTATTGGTGAAGTTGCGGTGGCCAAAGCGAGCCGGACATCCGGCTTTCCGAGAGCGTGGAACAATTGGTATGCCGATTCCAGCAAAAGCGGCGGCGTCCTGATGGACCTCTCCATTCATGACTTCGATTATTTGCGCTGGTGTTTCGGCGAGGTTGAGCGTGTGTTTGCCAAGTCGACGCCCCCTTCGTCCTCCGTGGAAGGAGGGTATGCGCTCACAACGCTGACGTTCCGCAGCGGGGTGATCGCCCATGTCGAAGGGTCGTGGTCGCATCAAAAATTTACGACCTCCTTTGAATTTGCCGGTACGGACGGCATTATCGATTACAACAGCGCGAAGGACAACCCGATCGTATCGTTTACCCGGACGAAGGGTGAGCCGGCCGGCGGCGTGCCCGTTCCGGAAAGCCCGCTGCTGGAAACGCCGTATTACCGGGAACTGGCGCATTTCATGTCCTGTATCACTACGGGAGCGGAGCCGATCGTGACGGCGGAAGACGCTTATCAGGCACTCGCCATTTCGCTCGCGGCCATCCGATCGGCCGAAACGGGCGAAGCGGTAACGCCGGGTTAA
- the cas1c gene encoding type I-C CRISPR-associated endonuclease Cas1c, with product MKKLLNTLYITQPDVYLSLDGDNIVLLKEQENLGRLPLHNLESIITFGYTGASPALMGYCAERNIQLVFFTKNGRFLARVIGESKGNVVLRKKQYAVSEDEILSAKVARNFIVGKIYNHKWIIERMTRDYALRIDVPLFKAISQQLSALILDVRACEDLERLRGLEGQAAISYNKLFDPMILQQKEDFYFHSRSRRPPLDNVNAMLSFAYSLLANDVASALEGVGLDAYVGFLHRDRPGRASLALDVMEELRGVFADKFVLTLINKKIVSKEDFLKKENGAVIMMDEARKKFLTAWQNKKQEKITHPFLGEKISWGLVPHAQALLLARYLRNDLDEYPPFFWK from the coding sequence ATGAAAAAATTGCTTAATACGCTTTATATTACACAGCCCGATGTTTATTTGTCGCTGGATGGCGATAATATTGTACTACTTAAGGAACAGGAGAATTTGGGCAGGTTACCTCTGCACAACCTGGAATCGATTATCACCTTTGGTTACACCGGTGCAAGTCCGGCATTAATGGGATACTGTGCAGAGCGCAATATTCAATTAGTATTTTTCACGAAGAACGGCAGGTTTCTCGCCAGAGTCATTGGGGAAAGCAAAGGTAATGTCGTTCTGAGAAAGAAACAGTATGCTGTATCAGAAGATGAAATTCTTTCAGCTAAAGTTGCTCGTAATTTTATTGTCGGTAAGATTTACAACCACAAATGGATCATTGAGAGAATGACCCGAGACTATGCTTTGCGTATCGATGTTCCTCTGTTCAAAGCTATATCACAGCAGTTATCTGCATTAATTTTAGATGTAAGGGCGTGTGAAGATTTAGAAAGATTAAGAGGCTTGGAAGGTCAAGCGGCTATTAGCTACAATAAACTATTTGATCCCATGATATTGCAGCAGAAGGAGGATTTTTATTTTCACTCGCGTTCTCGAAGGCCACCGCTGGATAACGTGAATGCGATGCTATCGTTTGCTTACTCACTCTTGGCGAATGACGTGGCATCTGCACTAGAAGGTGTCGGATTGGATGCATATGTTGGATTTTTGCATCGTGACCGGCCGGGACGCGCTTCTTTAGCGCTGGATGTAATGGAGGAACTGCGAGGGGTCTTTGCAGATAAGTTTGTGCTTACGTTAATTAATAAGAAAATTGTGAGTAAAGAGGATTTTTTGAAAAAAGAGAATGGTGCGGTTATTATGATGGATGAGGCGAGAAAGAAGTTTCTAACCGCATGGCAAAATAAGAAGCAAGAAAAAATTACACATCCTTTTCTTGGTGAGAAGATTTCCTGGGGGTTAGTCCCGCATGCGCAAGCCTTATTGTTAGCTCGATATTTACGTAATGATCTAGACGAGTATCCACCTTTCTTTTGGAAGTAG